In Chthonomonas sp., a single genomic region encodes these proteins:
- the mutS gene encoding DNA mismatch repair protein MutS, protein MLRQYFAHKAEHPGVLLAMRVGDFYEFYGEDAETAAATLSITLTGREDGSNGRVSMAGVPFHSVEKYLAMLVQSGHKVALCDQVEDPKAAKGLVRRAVTRVLTPGTLMDDSMLASGQNNFLAAICVRGGRAGLATLDPSTGEFLVTELEGEQWTDRLLQELARIRPRELLVNSDAAEIGESAKVGLGVAMSELDAPREDRAERAVLQRLGVGSLRGFGCEEKPSAVVAASMILSYAEANKLDLAHVDTLATYAVDDFLSIDPATRRSLELTHNLSDGSRRNTLLSVVDQTVTAMGSRLLRRWVEQPVLQLDTIRMRHGAVETWVTQPIARADLRDALRRVADLERLISRCSTGLASPRDLGAIAASLSQLPQLQDYLEPVAFGRIAELTAQMQDHRELALKLGQALIAEPPLTLRDGGVIRDGYDLELDRLRGAGKQGREYIAKLEAQEKAATGITGLKVGYNSVFGYYLEVSKRDSEKVPAHYIRKQTTANAERYITAELKEHESSVLGASEKAVALESEIFHHLRMDVAGHSGSILRTARAVAEVDVLSNLAEVAVRRDYVRPVMHEEDSIVIEGGRHPVVEDSGTQFVPNDLTVLPPGTPGGMRMMVLTGPNMSGKSTFLRQNALIAILAQMGSFVPAKSAKLGVCDAIFARIGAKDELALGQSTFMVEMLESAYILNHATSRSLVVLDEVGRGTSTYDGLAIAWAMIERLSEQGAKVLFATHYHQLNVLADQIDSIHNSRVGVQEVGDQILWTHKVLPGGTDRSYGIHVARAAGMPSWVLSRATAILAELEQTQEAPRAVAPIQNRVQLTLFEQEEPEVVRQLRDLDLNQLTPLQAMQLLDGWKSSLKN, encoded by the coding sequence TGCGACCAAGTGGAGGACCCCAAGGCGGCGAAGGGCTTGGTGCGCCGCGCGGTCACTCGGGTTCTGACCCCGGGCACGCTCATGGACGACTCCATGCTCGCCTCGGGGCAGAACAACTTCCTCGCAGCGATCTGTGTCAGGGGCGGTCGAGCGGGACTTGCAACGTTGGACCCCTCAACGGGGGAGTTTCTGGTCACCGAGCTCGAGGGCGAGCAGTGGACGGACCGGTTGCTTCAGGAGCTCGCGCGAATCCGACCGCGCGAACTGTTGGTGAATTCCGATGCGGCGGAGATTGGAGAGTCAGCGAAGGTTGGGCTCGGCGTTGCCATGAGCGAACTGGACGCCCCTCGGGAGGACCGGGCCGAACGGGCCGTGCTTCAACGACTGGGAGTCGGAAGCCTGCGCGGATTCGGTTGTGAAGAGAAGCCCAGCGCGGTGGTGGCCGCGTCGATGATCTTGTCCTACGCCGAGGCGAACAAGCTCGATCTGGCCCACGTGGACACGCTCGCGACCTACGCGGTCGACGACTTTCTCAGCATCGATCCCGCGACGCGCCGTTCGTTGGAGCTGACCCACAACCTGTCCGACGGCTCCCGCCGCAATACGCTCCTGTCGGTCGTCGATCAGACGGTGACGGCGATGGGTTCGCGCCTTTTGCGTCGTTGGGTCGAACAGCCCGTGCTTCAATTGGATACCATACGAATGCGTCACGGTGCGGTCGAAACGTGGGTGACGCAGCCGATCGCCCGAGCCGACCTGCGCGACGCCCTGCGGCGCGTTGCTGACTTGGAACGGCTCATCTCGCGATGCTCCACGGGGTTGGCATCGCCGCGAGATTTGGGTGCGATCGCGGCGTCTCTGAGCCAATTACCCCAATTGCAAGATTATTTGGAACCCGTAGCATTTGGACGCATCGCCGAGTTGACTGCGCAGATGCAGGACCACCGCGAGCTTGCCCTCAAGCTCGGCCAAGCGCTCATCGCGGAGCCACCTCTAACGCTTCGCGACGGCGGAGTTATCCGTGATGGGTACGACCTGGAACTGGACCGTTTGCGCGGCGCAGGGAAGCAAGGCAGGGAGTACATCGCCAAACTTGAGGCGCAGGAGAAGGCGGCAACCGGAATAACGGGCCTGAAAGTCGGTTACAACTCGGTATTCGGCTACTACTTGGAAGTGTCCAAGAGGGATAGCGAGAAGGTCCCCGCGCACTACATTCGCAAGCAAACCACCGCGAACGCTGAGCGGTACATCACCGCCGAGCTGAAGGAGCACGAGAGCAGCGTGCTGGGGGCTAGCGAAAAGGCCGTCGCGCTTGAGAGCGAGATCTTCCACCACTTGCGCATGGATGTCGCCGGACACAGCGGCAGCATCCTCCGTACCGCGCGCGCGGTCGCCGAAGTCGACGTGCTGAGCAATCTGGCCGAGGTTGCCGTGCGACGTGACTATGTTCGCCCGGTCATGCACGAAGAAGACTCGATCGTGATCGAGGGCGGGCGGCACCCCGTGGTCGAGGATTCTGGCACCCAGTTCGTGCCCAACGACCTCACCGTGCTACCGCCGGGCACACCGGGAGGTATGCGCATGATGGTGCTCACGGGCCCGAACATGAGCGGCAAATCCACGTTTCTTCGGCAAAACGCATTGATCGCAATTCTTGCACAGATGGGCAGTTTTGTGCCCGCAAAATCGGCGAAGTTAGGAGTCTGCGATGCAATTTTCGCGCGAATTGGGGCAAAGGATGAACTCGCTTTGGGTCAGTCTACGTTTATGGTTGAGATGCTGGAGAGTGCATACATACTCAACCACGCGACTTCACGATCCTTGGTGGTGCTCGACGAGGTCGGGCGGGGAACGAGCACGTATGATGGGCTTGCGATCGCCTGGGCGATGATCGAACGGTTATCCGAGCAAGGCGCAAAGGTCCTCTTCGCCACCCACTACCATCAGCTTAACGTGCTGGCCGACCAGATCGATTCGATCCACAATTCCCGCGTGGGAGTGCAGGAGGTGGGCGACCAAATCCTCTGGACACACAAGGTGCTCCCCGGGGGCACCGACCGCAGTTACGGCATCCACGTGGCGCGCGCGGCCGGGATGCCCAGCTGGGTGCTCAGCCGCGCCACCGCGATCCTTGCGGAGTTGGAGCAAACACAAGAGGCGCCCCGTGCGGTCGCCCCCATCCAGAACCGGGTGCAGCTCACGCTGTTCGAGCAAGAGGAGCCCGAGGTGGTGCGACAGTTACGCGATCTGGATCTCAATCAACTGACTCCATTGCAGGCGATGCAGCTCCTCGATGGCTGGAAATCAAGCCTCAAAAACTGA